The following proteins come from a genomic window of Candidatus Peregrinibacteria bacterium:
- a CDS encoding PKD domain-containing protein: MPTEEEKNIFLESLQKEREASSKVLANQKVEKTPPKKQMSGTALFATLFLLFLLIVTLLIFILSVGGGKNPILQSFGIESGEVKEFLKSLVNWIFGGLTLLLLLLFSIGIFRGISAKKEEREKRRNSLVFGTVSGGLIFVVVLAWLGMFAYINTLEAGAVGTRNQIEVLNLNPGDKIIAPLTIAFSAKSIAGEFARQKKKVQRFLWDKESDGTYEVNTGRDPTVNLWFATKGVHVVSLMVEIEGENPQEFQRQFEVDDVLFVATPDAGEVPLEVSFDAKDITEGLSVQIFEWDFDGDSVVDETTTNAQMKHTYQKVGVFPVRLRIRLQDGRVETYERRITTTGATSEQIKAIIEASLVEGFAPLKVEFSGKDSFSSEGKITGYFWNLGEKDTLRKGDVVTHTYVAPGTYRVELRITNDIKMEATDTVEIVVKGTSKAPEIVLTSVPAGDASGKIIEKESPLTVTFDASQSKDPDGDIVSWDWDVNTDGIPDEYGEKFTYTFETAGEYTVTLTLRDADGNQSTATREVLLGKNPVQANIIATPETGSVPLTITFDGSGSSCGIKCKILSFEWNFGDGTQPQLTGAHTTHTFTKVGTFTVGLQITSENGDRISGKKVIAVREPALKACFEPSRLSGKAPLPILFKDCSDGTIQKWKWDFGDGYISEERAPEHTFSAAGTYTVRLSVMDENNTTSQDSQDIQVEAP, from the coding sequence ATGCCCACCGAAGAAGAAAAAAATATCTTTCTTGAATCTCTTCAGAAAGAACGAGAAGCCTCCTCCAAAGTACTTGCAAATCAAAAAGTGGAAAAGACTCCTCCGAAAAAACAAATGTCAGGAACAGCCCTTTTTGCAACGCTGTTTTTACTCTTTCTTCTTATTGTTACACTTCTCATTTTCATTCTTTCTGTAGGAGGAGGGAAAAATCCAATTTTACAAAGCTTTGGAATAGAAAGTGGAGAAGTGAAGGAGTTTTTGAAATCGCTTGTCAATTGGATATTTGGCGGACTTACACTTCTCCTTCTCCTCCTCTTTTCTATTGGAATATTTCGCGGAATTTCTGCAAAAAAGGAAGAACGGGAAAAGCGCAGAAACTCACTCGTTTTTGGAACAGTTTCCGGAGGACTTATTTTTGTTGTTGTCCTGGCATGGCTCGGAATGTTTGCCTACATTAATACTTTAGAGGCAGGAGCAGTAGGGACACGAAATCAAATTGAAGTTTTGAATTTGAATCCAGGGGACAAAATCATCGCACCGCTCACCATTGCATTTTCTGCAAAAAGCATAGCAGGAGAGTTTGCCCGTCAAAAGAAAAAAGTTCAAAGATTTTTGTGGGATAAAGAAAGTGATGGAACGTACGAAGTAAATACCGGTCGTGATCCCACGGTAAATTTATGGTTTGCAACAAAAGGAGTGCACGTGGTGTCTCTCATGGTGGAAATAGAGGGGGAAAATCCACAAGAATTTCAGAGGCAGTTTGAAGTCGACGACGTTCTTTTTGTTGCAACTCCTGACGCAGGGGAAGTTCCTTTAGAGGTTTCATTTGATGCCAAAGATATTACCGAGGGACTTTCCGTACAGATATTTGAATGGGACTTTGATGGAGACTCTGTGGTAGATGAAACGACGACGAATGCCCAGATGAAACATACATATCAAAAAGTCGGAGTATTTCCAGTGAGACTTCGCATTCGTCTTCAGGATGGACGCGTAGAAACGTACGAACGCAGAATTACAACCACAGGTGCTACTTCTGAGCAGATCAAAGCTATTATTGAAGCGTCTTTAGTAGAGGGATTTGCGCCACTTAAGGTAGAGTTTTCAGGAAAAGATTCCTTTTCCTCTGAAGGCAAAATTACGGGATATTTTTGGAATTTGGGAGAAAAAGATACTTTGCGAAAAGGCGATGTCGTAACACACACGTATGTAGCACCAGGAACATATCGCGTAGAATTGCGTATTACAAATGATATCAAGATGGAAGCTACGGACACTGTGGAAATTGTCGTAAAAGGAACTTCAAAAGCCCCCGAGATAGTACTCACGAGTGTGCCAGCGGGAGATGCATCAGGGAAAATTATCGAAAAAGAAAGCCCGCTCACCGTTACTTTTGATGCGAGTCAATCAAAAGATCCTGATGGAGATATTGTCAGTTGGGATTGGGATGTAAATACAGATGGAATTCCCGATGAGTATGGGGAAAAATTCACGTATACCTTCGAAACAGCTGGAGAATATACGGTAACTCTTACTCTCCGTGATGCTGATGGAAATCAGAGCACGGCAACTCGTGAAGTTCTTCTTGGGAAAAATCCAGTACAGGCGAATATTATTGCAACTCCTGAAACCGGATCTGTTCCATTGACAATCACATTTGACGGCTCTGGCTCAAGTTGTGGGATAAAATGCAAGATTCTCTCGTTCGAATGGAATTTTGGAGATGGAACACAGCCTCAGCTGACCGGAGCCCATACCACACATACATTCACCAAGGTGGGAACTTTTACAGTAGGGCTTCAAATTACTTCAGAAAATGGAGATAGAATTTCTGGAAAAAAAGTGATTGCTGTACGAGAACCTGCGCTGAAAGCATGCTTTGAACCGAGCAGGCTTTCTGGAAAAGCCCCGCTTCCAATTCTCTTTAAAGACTGTTCTGACGGGACTATTCAAAAATGGAAGTGGGATTTTGGAGACGGATACATTTCTGAAGAACGCGCACCGGAACACACTTTTTCTGCCGCTGGAACATATACCGTCAGACTCTCTGTGATGGATGAGAATAATACGACTTCTCAGGATTCACAGGATATTCAAGTCGAGGCTCCTTAA
- a CDS encoding FtsX-like permease family protein produces MKTLQIISFAYRLLRRRLGRNILVFGGVFIGTFLLVLFLSFAEGVKLSILLPIEKELSSEALVVMAEPKTSSGFDPLVFFRARSEGYISPEIFRQIEKLPEVKKVYPETRIPFPVATNAEIIFGVGFAFDSTLSGYPSELLQEYLPEWQTFTGSEDFIPVVLSPLLVEIYNSTIGEIVPGASKKTLKNFLGQEMEFTFGKINYLDFFQSFPEGVSPEVKKGKIVGFAPFLSPFTFGIPEKIAREMWMKYEKISAEELLPKSTVVKVWNQEDVPLLKQKFQEMHLLTRDLSANLDTVRNLLFGLETIILITAGLILALAFLFCGSVLSLSILEHQKSIGILQTLGGSPSDIRNIFFSQGILILGGGIFSGCIFAFVLGNVLNSIILPSLPEFSIAPSSIFYFNWMFFLKIFAIIFFGAITVAYVPARNAGRRSPLETILH; encoded by the coding sequence ATGAAAACTCTCCAGATAATTTCTTTTGCATATCGTCTTCTTAGGCGTCGTCTGGGGAGGAATATCCTTGTGTTTGGAGGTGTTTTTATAGGGACATTTCTCCTGGTTTTGTTTTTATCTTTTGCGGAGGGAGTAAAACTGAGCATTCTTCTTCCGATAGAAAAAGAGCTCAGTTCTGAAGCTCTTGTCGTTATGGCGGAACCAAAAACCTCATCGGGATTTGACCCACTCGTATTTTTTCGTGCTCGATCAGAAGGGTATATATCCCCTGAAATATTTCGTCAGATTGAAAAACTTCCTGAGGTGAAAAAAGTATATCCAGAAACAAGAATTCCATTTCCTGTAGCGACAAATGCAGAAATAATTTTTGGTGTCGGATTTGCATTTGATTCCACACTCAGCGGATATCCTTCAGAACTTCTTCAGGAATATCTTCCGGAATGGCAAACATTTACGGGCTCTGAAGATTTTATACCAGTGGTGCTTTCTCCACTCCTCGTGGAAATATACAATTCCACGATTGGAGAAATTGTTCCCGGGGCATCTAAAAAAACACTCAAAAATTTTCTCGGTCAAGAAATGGAATTCACTTTCGGAAAAATAAATTATTTGGATTTTTTTCAGAGCTTTCCTGAAGGAGTTTCTCCGGAGGTAAAAAAAGGAAAAATTGTCGGTTTTGCTCCTTTTCTTTCGCCCTTTACTTTTGGAATTCCTGAAAAAATTGCCCGAGAAATGTGGATGAAATATGAAAAAATCTCCGCTGAAGAACTTCTCCCAAAATCTACAGTAGTGAAGGTCTGGAACCAGGAAGATGTTCCTTTGCTGAAGCAAAAGTTTCAGGAGATGCATCTTTTAACGAGGGATCTTTCAGCCAATCTTGATACAGTACGAAATCTGCTCTTTGGACTAGAAACAATCATTCTTATTACTGCCGGACTCATTCTTGCTCTCGCGTTTCTTTTTTGTGGATCAGTACTCTCTCTTTCCATTTTAGAACACCAAAAAAGCATCGGAATTCTTCAAACACTCGGCGGATCTCCATCCGATATTCGGAACATATTTTTTTCACAAGGGATTCTCATTCTTGGAGGAGGGATTTTCTCCGGATGTATTTTTGCTTTCGTTCTCGGGAACGTATTAAATTCAATTATTCTCCCTTCTCTTCCTGAATTCTCAATTGCGCCTTCCTCAATTTTTTATTTCAACTGGATGTTCTTTTTAAAAATATTTGCTATAATCTTCTTTGGAGCAATTACAGTTGCTTATGTGCCAGCACGGAATGCAGGTCGCAGAAGTCCACTTGAGACAATTCTCCACTAA